Proteins encoded together in one Elusimicrobiota bacterium window:
- a CDS encoding NAD-dependent epimerase/dehydratase family protein yields MSAFLLKSDIQEIGENLGAQARELSGKTILLCGGQGFLGRYFIETFRWLNQNRLKKPCKLVVLDNLITAGKAGAKVKPEPNIRIVLHNIIEPMDFRPRVDYILQAAGIASPYYYRAYPLETLEVATQGTKNMLDLARKRGARILFFSSSEIYGDPDPKYVPTQESYRGNVSCQGPRACYDESKRLGETLCYIYHQKFGVSANMVRPFNVYGPGMQESDYRVLPNFASCIKADRPLNIYGTGKQTRTFCYVSDAIVGFLRILLSGTPGEAYNIGNPKPEISMMELVRKVEAVLGRPIKHRIVSYPDSYPADEPNRRCPDITKACLQLGYAPKVPLEEGLRRFLKWADSAYTGEKSA; encoded by the coding sequence ATGTCCGCTTTCCTCCTCAAAAGCGATATCCAGGAAATTGGAGAGAATCTGGGAGCGCAGGCCCGCGAGCTCTCCGGAAAAACCATACTTCTCTGCGGCGGCCAGGGATTCCTAGGACGCTATTTCATCGAAACCTTCCGCTGGCTCAACCAAAACAGGCTCAAGAAGCCCTGCAAGTTGGTGGTCCTAGACAATCTCATCACGGCCGGAAAGGCCGGGGCCAAGGTTAAGCCAGAACCCAACATCCGCATCGTCCTGCACAACATCATCGAGCCCATGGATTTCAGGCCGCGGGTAGACTACATACTCCAGGCCGCCGGGATCGCGAGCCCCTACTACTACCGTGCCTATCCCCTCGAGACCTTGGAGGTCGCGACACAGGGCACGAAAAACATGCTTGACCTGGCCCGCAAGCGCGGGGCGCGAATACTTTTCTTCAGCTCGAGCGAGATCTACGGAGACCCGGATCCCAAATACGTTCCGACCCAGGAGAGCTACCGCGGCAACGTCTCCTGCCAGGGCCCGCGCGCCTGTTACGACGAGAGCAAGCGCCTGGGCGAGACCCTCTGCTACATCTATCACCAGAAATTCGGGGTCTCGGCCAATATGGTCCGGCCCTTCAACGTCTACGGCCCCGGCATGCAGGAGAGCGACTACCGGGTCCTGCCCAATTTCGCGAGCTGCATCAAGGCGGACAGGCCGCTCAATATCTATGGGACGGGCAAGCAGACCCGCACCTTCTGCTATGTCTCGGACGCCATCGTGGGCTTCCTGCGCATTCTTCTGAGCGGCACGCCTGGCGAGGCCTACAACATCGGCAACCCGAAACCCGAGATTTCCATGATGGAGTTGGTGAGAAAGGTCGAGGCCGTCCTGGGGCGCCCGATCAAGCACCGGATCGTCTCCTACCCCGACAGCTACCCGGCCGATGAGCCCAACCGCCGCTGTCCCGACATCACCAAGGCGTGCCTCCAACTCGGCTACGCGCCCAAGGTTCCGCTGGAGGAGGGTCTGCGCCGGTTTCTGAAGTGGGCCGACTCCGCCTACACCGGCGAAAAATCGGCGTGA
- a CDS encoding TlyA family RNA methyltransferase: MKRNRPRLDMLLVERGFFATRTKAQAAVMAGQVLVDGRPQTKPGTPTPAEARLEVLSPCPYVSRGGLKLEAALRHFPLQVRGRVCLDLGASTGGFTDCLLQNGAAKVYAIDVGRAQLHDKLRRDPRVASLEETHARDLRPELFDPRPDLLTVDVSFISLTKVLSPATKCLRYPFEALALIKPQFELEPKLVPKGVVKSPESRQMAIERVRAVLPDLGVAELGLLECPVHGPKGNVEFFIYLKSVSN, from the coding sequence GTGAAACGAAATCGCCCCCGTCTGGACATGCTTTTGGTGGAGCGCGGCTTTTTCGCGACCCGGACCAAGGCCCAGGCCGCGGTGATGGCGGGGCAAGTCCTCGTGGATGGGCGCCCCCAGACCAAGCCCGGAACCCCCACACCCGCCGAGGCCCGCCTCGAGGTCCTGTCCCCCTGCCCATACGTCTCCCGCGGCGGCCTCAAGCTCGAGGCCGCACTCCGGCATTTCCCCCTCCAGGTCCGGGGCCGAGTCTGCCTCGACCTCGGCGCCTCGACCGGAGGATTTACGGATTGCCTCCTGCAGAACGGAGCGGCCAAGGTCTACGCCATAGACGTGGGCCGAGCCCAGCTCCACGACAAGCTGCGCAGGGACCCTCGGGTCGCGAGCCTGGAAGAGACCCACGCCCGGGACTTGCGGCCGGAGCTCTTCGATCCCCGACCGGATCTTTTGACGGTCGACGTCTCCTTCATATCCTTGACCAAGGTACTCTCCCCGGCAACGAAATGCCTCAGATATCCCTTCGAGGCCTTGGCCCTCATCAAGCCGCAATTCGAGCTGGAGCCGAAATTGGTCCCCAAGGGCGTGGTCAAGAGCCCGGAAAGCCGCCAAATGGCCATAGAGCGCGTGCGCGCCGTCCTGCCCGACCTCGGCGTGGCGGAGCTCGGCCTCCTGGAGTGCCCGGTCCACGGCCCCAAGGGCAACGTGGAGTTTTTCATCTACTTAAAATCCGTCTCGAATTAA
- a CDS encoding class I SAM-dependent methyltransferase: MELCRRRKDCRLCASKDLELVFSLTPTPPANAFVPASRKDVSQPSFPLDLFFCRNCSHLQLLDVVDPSYLFENYVYVSGTSPVFVNHFKNYAADLIKRYGLRSGDFALDIGSNDGTLLGFFKEAGLRVLGVDPAKDIAATAARKGIETRAAFFTPELARQIRESHGPARVVTANNVFAHADDLKAILAGVKELMTPDGIFAFEVSYLADVYTKTLFDTIYHEHVAYHAVRPLRSFLKTNGLELIEALRVESHGGSLRGISQLAGEPRRPGASVAELVALETDIGLDKPETYRRFARDISARKTELLSLLTRLKTEGKKVAGFGAPAKATTLMHHFGLGPEFIDFIVDDSLLKQGLFSPGYHIPILPSSAIAERKPDYLLILAWNFAESIMAKQKAFHEGGGHFIVPLPKVEVK, from the coding sequence ATCGAACTCTGCCGCCGCAGGAAGGACTGCCGGCTCTGCGCGAGCAAGGACCTCGAGCTCGTGTTCTCGCTCACCCCTACGCCCCCGGCCAACGCCTTCGTCCCGGCCTCGCGAAAGGACGTTTCCCAACCCTCGTTCCCGCTCGACCTCTTCTTTTGCCGGAACTGCTCGCACCTCCAGCTCCTGGACGTGGTGGACCCATCCTACCTTTTCGAGAACTACGTCTACGTCTCGGGGACCTCCCCGGTCTTCGTCAACCATTTCAAGAATTACGCCGCGGACTTGATCAAGCGCTACGGCCTGCGGTCGGGGGACTTCGCCCTCGATATCGGCTCCAACGACGGGACCTTGCTGGGCTTTTTCAAGGAAGCGGGCCTGCGCGTCCTCGGCGTGGACCCCGCCAAGGACATCGCGGCGACGGCCGCGCGCAAGGGAATAGAAACCCGGGCCGCCTTCTTCACCCCGGAGCTCGCGCGCCAAATCCGGGAAAGCCACGGCCCGGCGCGAGTGGTCACGGCCAATAACGTGTTCGCCCACGCCGATGACTTAAAGGCAATCCTGGCGGGGGTCAAGGAGCTCATGACGCCCGACGGCATCTTCGCCTTCGAGGTGTCATATCTAGCCGACGTCTACACCAAGACCCTCTTTGACACCATCTACCACGAGCACGTGGCCTACCACGCGGTCCGGCCCCTGCGGAGCTTCCTCAAGACCAACGGCCTCGAATTGATCGAGGCCCTGCGTGTGGAGTCCCACGGAGGCTCCCTGCGCGGCATCTCGCAATTGGCGGGGGAACCGCGCCGCCCCGGCGCCTCGGTCGCCGAACTCGTCGCCCTAGAGACCGATATCGGCTTGGACAAGCCCGAGACCTACAGGCGCTTCGCCCGGGACATCTCCGCCCGCAAAACCGAGCTCCTCTCTCTTCTCACGCGCCTAAAGACCGAGGGAAAAAAGGTGGCGGGATTCGGCGCCCCGGCCAAGGCTACGACCCTCATGCATCATTTCGGGCTCGGCCCCGAGTTCATCGACTTCATCGTAGACGACAGCCTCCTAAAGCAGGGGCTCTTCTCCCCCGGGTACCACATTCCCATCCTCCCCTCCTCGGCCATAGCCGAGAGAAAGCCCGACTATCTCCTGATCCTCGCCTGGAATTTCGCCGAGTCCATCATGGCCAAGCAAAAGGCCTTCCATGAGGGCGGGGGGCACTTCATCGTGCCCTTGCCCAAGGTGGAGGTGAAGTAA
- a CDS encoding bifunctional 5,10-methylenetetrahydrofolate dehydrogenase/5,10-methenyltetrahydrofolate cyclohydrolase: MPAILDCRSAAQEFLDWVSRELATLNFTPCLSTVLVKSHVNAGSLQYRDLIAKDAEKLGIKLQSLEVADQRELLKLIPRLNGDKKVTGIMVFYPIGGAVAEEDVMDLVSPFKDVEGLHSINLGYLIKFKRFLDQTRGVKCVVPATAKAVVKMLQRCEISLDGAFAAVVNNSMRVGKPLGLMLENLGATAVKCCDKTRPEDLEACVRRADIVVTAVPDPGFSLDSSWIKPGAAVVDISYQGNFDALSPKLKAAHATFPDNRIGQVTRAMILVNLVYCAQNPCLHSSTK, translated from the coding sequence ATGCCTGCTATCCTCGATTGCCGGAGCGCGGCCCAGGAATTCCTCGATTGGGTCTCCCGGGAGCTGGCCACGTTGAACTTCACACCCTGCCTTTCCACGGTCCTGGTCAAGTCCCATGTGAACGCGGGCTCCCTTCAGTACCGGGACCTGATCGCCAAGGACGCGGAAAAGCTGGGGATCAAGCTGCAGAGCCTGGAGGTCGCGGACCAGCGAGAGCTCCTGAAGCTGATCCCTCGCCTCAACGGAGACAAGAAGGTCACGGGCATCATGGTCTTCTACCCCATCGGCGGCGCGGTCGCCGAGGAGGACGTCATGGATTTGGTGTCTCCCTTCAAGGACGTCGAGGGCCTGCACTCCATCAATTTGGGCTATCTCATCAAGTTCAAGCGCTTCCTCGACCAGACCCGCGGGGTCAAATGCGTGGTCCCGGCCACGGCCAAGGCCGTGGTGAAGATGCTGCAGCGCTGTGAGATTTCCCTCGATGGGGCCTTCGCGGCCGTCGTGAACAACTCCATGCGGGTGGGAAAACCTCTCGGGCTCATGCTCGAGAACCTGGGCGCCACGGCCGTCAAATGCTGCGACAAGACCCGCCCCGAGGACCTCGAGGCTTGCGTGCGCCGTGCCGACATCGTGGTGACCGCGGTGCCCGATCCGGGCTTCTCCTTGGATTCCTCCTGGATCAAGCCCGGGGCCGCGGTGGTGGACATCTCCTACCAGGGCAATTTCGACGCCCTGTCCCCCAAGCTCAAGGCCGCGCACGCGACTTTTCCGGACAACCGCATCGGCCAGGTGACGCGGGCCATGATCTTGGTGAACCTGGTCTATTGCGCGCAAAACCCTTGCCTCCACTCCTCGACGAAGTAG